GTATAGACCCCCGACATCACAACCGGATACAGGAACGGAAACCGATCCGGCTTCATAAGCTGTTTCAGCGCTGCCGTATAATCGATTCCACTGAACTGTTCCGGGGTGGAGCCTGCCTGTATGGCGCGGTCCATATCCCGCTGCATCATGCCGCTTGATCTAGCGTAATTGCTTAACAAGAGAATCAAAGACATCCGCTCATAATCATTTAGCGGGAGATCCGTCATGAACCGCAGACCCCAATCGATAAATCGCAGATTGTTCGGCGTAATGGGAATACCCGTAATCGGAATGTCTCCAAACCAGGGGTGATCCCGGAATACCTGCATCGTCGATTTGACGTAGGCCCGCATATTCTCGCGCCAGTCGGCAGAATCTTCTGGAGGAATGGGAATATCGCACGCGGCGTTCTGCATTAGCAGCAAAAGGTCGTCCTTGCTGGAAATGTACCGGTACAGCGACATGGCGGTAAAACCCAAGGAGGACGCGATTCGATTCATGGAGACAGCGGAAAGCCCTTCTTTATCGGCGATATCGATAGCCGTCTCCACAATCTGCGACAGGCTCATCTCCCGTTTCGGTCCCCGCTGCGGCGGCTTTACCAATCCCCAGCTAAGAGCCGCCCCTCTGGGCAGCTTGGATCCAATATCCGAATCCATACTCTGATCGTTTGACATAAACAGTGTATCCTTTCTGCATCCTAGCTTCTGATGTCATCGATAATTGTTTATATTATAAACAGTATATCATATATGCTCATCCTTATGTACTGGGTAGCATATAAGCATCAGTGCGAGGATACCGACTTGACCCACGTATACTCAATCATGTGACAGATGCATCAAAATGTTGACCAGCTTCCCGAACGGATCGCGGACAAAAAAGCGTCTTACTCCCCAAGGCTCATCAACCGGTCCATATTCAATGGAAAAGTCTGCCCGCCTCATCGCATCCAGCACAGCCTCTAGCTCATCCACTTCGATCGACAGATCCGGAACGGGCGTGCCGCTGCCTCCCTCGGAAGCAAAGCTGATCTGTATGCTCATCCTCTCCTGCGAGCCATAAGTGGTGAGCCAGCCATGATCCATTAACATATCCAGACCCAGCACATCTTGATAAAACGTCTTGGCTGCGGCGACATCCTTCGTTGCGACATTTGCGACAATGCGTTTAACCCCCAACTTATACTCCTCCATTCATCATGCTAAAAATATCATTACATCTACGTTATACACACCCTCATGTAACTACACGACTAGTATAACAAATCCTTCCAATAGAAAAAACTGTTGAGGTTTACTCAACAGCTGATTCGTTAGCTTCCCCTATCCCTTCGTTCCGCCCTGCAGCCCGAAGCCCTTGGACATGAATTGCTGGGAGAGAATGTACATGATGATCGCCGGGATGGCGTACAGCACCGAGAAGGCGGCCAGGCTGCCGTAATCAACCATGCCATACTGCCCGAAGAACTGATAGAGCTTCAGGGAAGCCGGGAATTTCTCAGGCGACTGCAGCAGAATATACGGAACGAAGAAATTGCCCCAACTGCCCGAGAAGGTAAATATCGCCACCGTACAAATACCCGGAACCATCAGCGGTGCCACGACCTTGCGCATTCCCGTAAACACCGAAGCCCCGTCCACCCAGGCGGCTTCCTCCAGATCGCTCGGCACGGAATCCATGAAATTCTTCATCATCCAAATCCCGTATGGCATGGATGACGCTACATAGAACAAGATGACGCCCAAAATATTGTCATACAGCTTCAGCCCCAGAAACAGCTGGTAAACAGGCACCATCACAGCCGTAATCGGGAGCGATGTCATAAACAGAATGGTCAGCATAAAGGGTTTCTTATATTTCATCTGATAACGGGATAGCGGATAAGCTGCAAGCAGCGCCAGAAGAACAACCAATACGGCTTGGCCAAGCGACATCACCAGACCAATCAGGTAAGCGCGCTGGTTCTCGCTGCTGGTAATCACCTCAACATAGTTAGCGCCGGTAACCTTGCTGGGCATCTTCAGCGATTGCATCGCATTCGGATCGACGGAAGCCACGAGAACCCAGAGCAGCGGCAGCACAAAGCAAATGCCGATCCCCGTAAGGATCGCGTACGGCAGAATACGATAGATTAATTTACGTTGTTTGGCATTCATATGATCTCACCTCTGGTTACTCTTTCATCGACCTGATATACAGCAGGCTTAAGACAATCCCGATCAACAGCAGCAGCAGCGAAATGGCAGTTCCATAGCCTAATTGATAGTTCACAAATGCCTGATTGTACATGAAGATCGGCAGGGTCGTCGTAGAATTGCCCGGACCGCCCCCGGTCATCGCATAGATGAGTCCGAACACCCCAAGCGTCTGCAGCGTAACCAGCATCATGTTGGTTGTAATGGTGCTTTTAATGTACGGAATAATGATACGCGTGAAGATTTTCCACTTGGAGGCTCCATCCACCACCGCCGCTTCCTCAATTTCGTTAGGCACATCATCCAGCGCAGCTTGAAATACCAGCATCGAGAAAGCCGTGCCGTGCCAAATATTCGCAAGAATGATCGTCAGCATCGGGACGGTAAACAGCCAGGTCACTTCCGAAAATCCAAAAAAAGTAATAATTGCATTGAGCGTGCCCTCATCCCCGAAGAAGCTGTACAAGCAAAGAGCGCATACAATCTCGGGCGTCACCCAGCCCGCAAGCACAATCGTTCCAATCACTCGCCGAAAAGTCTTGTTCCTCTGCTTCATCAGCAGGGCGATCAGAAATCCCAGCACCTGCTGCCCGATCACCGCCGAGCCGATAAGGAAAACCAGCGTGTTCCATATACTGATTCGAACCGTGGGGTCCTGGAAC
Above is a window of Paenibacillus sp. FSL K6-1330 DNA encoding:
- a CDS encoding carbohydrate ABC transporter permease — protein: MNAKQRKLIYRILPYAILTGIGICFVLPLLWVLVASVDPNAMQSLKMPSKVTGANYVEVITSSENQRAYLIGLVMSLGQAVLVVLLALLAAYPLSRYQMKYKKPFMLTILFMTSLPITAVMVPVYQLFLGLKLYDNILGVILFYVASSMPYGIWMMKNFMDSVPSDLEEAAWVDGASVFTGMRKVVAPLMVPGICTVAIFTFSGSWGNFFVPYILLQSPEKFPASLKLYQFFGQYGMVDYGSLAAFSVLYAIPAIIMYILSQQFMSKGFGLQGGTKG
- a CDS encoding sugar ABC transporter permease, whose amino-acid sequence is MSSLSVDVYPKRRKTYTWLFFLLPSIAIMLVFFIYPILLTFFYSFTNLALTGEAARELKFIGLDNYARMFQDPTVRISIWNTLVFLIGSAVIGQQVLGFLIALLMKQRNKTFRRVIGTIVLAGWVTPEIVCALCLYSFFGDEGTLNAIITFFGFSEVTWLFTVPMLTIILANIWHGTAFSMLVFQAALDDVPNEIEEAAVVDGASKWKIFTRIIIPYIKSTITTNMMLVTLQTLGVFGLIYAMTGGGPGNSTTTLPIFMYNQAFVNYQLGYGTAISLLLLLIGIVLSLLYIRSMKE
- a CDS encoding TetR/AcrR family transcriptional regulator is translated as MSNDQSMDSDIGSKLPRGAALSWGLVKPPQRGPKREMSLSQIVETAIDIADKEGLSAVSMNRIASSLGFTAMSLYRYISSKDDLLLLMQNAACDIPIPPEDSADWRENMRAYVKSTMQVFRDHPWFGDIPITGIPITPNNLRFIDWGLRFMTDLPLNDYERMSLILLLSNYARSSGMMQRDMDRAIQAGSTPEQFSGIDYTAALKQLMKPDRFPFLYPVVMSGVYTEDNEEVNPIGNDIDFGLERILDGIDHYLQTKTQPGKSDK
- a CDS encoding VOC family protein, producing MGVKRIVANVATKDVAAAKTFYQDVLGLDMLMDHGWLTTYGSQERMSIQISFASEGGSGTPVPDLSIEVDELEAVLDAMRRADFSIEYGPVDEPWGVRRFFVRDPFGKLVNILMHLSHD